DNA from Salinispora arenicola:
GCCAGGGCCAGCTCGCGCCAGGCGGGCGGGGACAGCGTCGCCGGTTCGAGCGGCTCGCCGGTGGCCACCGCGAGCAGGTGGGTCCACGCCCTGGGCACCACCTCGACCAGCGCGTACCCCCCGCCGCCGGTGGCGACCCAGCGGCCCTCGCACAGCTCGTCGGCGAGTGCCCGCAGGGCGATGTAGGTGGCGCGCTGCCCATCGACCGACAGGCGCAGGTCGGCGAGTGGGTCGAGCCGGTGCGCGTCCGCACCGCACTGGGTGACCAGGATCTCCGGCTGGAACGCACGCAGCACCGACGGCACGATCGCGTGGAACGCCCGCTGCCAGCCGGCGTCGTCGACACCCGGCGGCAACGCCACGTTCACCGCGCTTCCCTGGGCCTGCGCGCCGCCGGTCTCGTCGGGGAAGCCGGTGCCGGGAAAGAGCGCCAGCGGAGTCTCGTGCAGGCTGACCGTCAGCACCCGCGGGTCGTCCCAGAAGACCTGCTGCACTCCGTCGCCGTGGTGGACGTCCACGTCGACGTACGCGATCCGACGTGCACCCAGGTCGAGCAGGCGGGCGATACCGACCGCGGGGTCGTTGTAGACGCAGAAGCCAGCGGCCCGGTCAGGCATCGCGTGGTGCAGACCGCCGGCCACGTTGACCGCCCGACGTGCCGTGCCCCGCCAGACCGCCTCGGCCGCCGTGGCGGTGGCCCCGGCGATCAGCGCGCTGGCCTCGTGCATCTTCGGGAAGACCGGGTTGTCCGGGGTGCCCAGCCCGAACCCGGTGAAGAGCGGGTCCTGCGGGGCGCTCCGCACGGCTTCCAGGTAGCGCGGGTCGTGCACCTGGGCCAGCAGGTCGTCGTCGGCGGGCTTCGGCTCGACCAGCCGCACCCCGGAACGCGCGAGCACACCCAGCTCCCGGGCGAGCGCGACGGTCAGCTCGACCCGTACCGGGTCAAGGGGGTGGTCGCCGAGGTTGTAGGACAGCAACGCCTCGTCCCACACCACCACTGTGTCGTCCGGCATGGGCCTATCGTCGCACGAGGACTCCGCCGGTTCGCCACACGCGCCGCCCGTTCGGCGGCGTCGACGCGGATGAGCACGGCCTACGTGCACCAACGCGAATATCAGGCCGGTGACATGGACGCACCGGCTGACGTGCAGGAACCCGCGGGTGTCAGGCCGGGGCGGCCCCGGGTTCCGGCGCCACCGCCACGGGGCGGGACGGGTCGGCGACCCAGTTGCTCCAGGATCCGACGTACAGGGCGGTGTCCGGGCGGCCGGCCAGGTGCAGGGCGAGGACGGCCTGCGCGGCGGCAACCCCGGAGCCGCAGTACACCCCGACCGGTCCGGTGGCTCCCACTCCGGCGGCGGCGAACCGCTCCCGCAGGACGTCGACCGTGGGGAAGCGGCCCTCGGTGACATATTCCGGTGCCGGCAGGTTGACCGCACCTGGCACGTGCCCCGCGACCGGATCGACCGGCTCGGTCTCCCCCCGGTAGCGGGGCGCGGCGCGAACGTCGACGAGCGTCCCCTCGTCGGCTGCGGCCATCCGGGCAGCCTCGGCCGCGACCAGCACCGGCAGGGCGCCGGGGCGCACCTCGACGTCGCCGGGGCGCGGGGTGGGCACCTCGGTGGACGTGGGCAGGCCCGCCGCCACCCAGGCGGGGTGACCGCCGTGCAGCAGGCGTACCTGCCGGTGGCCGGCCCAGCGCAGCGTCCACCAGGCGCGGGCCGCGGACATGCCGTCCCCGCCGTCATAGACCACGACGGGATGCCCGGCCCGGACGCCAGCGGACCGCAGCGCGTCCTGAAGAGCGGCGGGGTCGGGCAGCGGGTGCCGGCCGGCGGCACCGGGCGGTCCGCACAGGTCGGTGTCCAGGTCGACGAAGACCGCTCCGGGCAGGTGTCCGTCGGCGTAGTCGTCACGTCCGGGTGGGCCGGTCAGGCGCCAGCGGACGTCGAGCAGGGTCGGCGGGTCGTCGCCGTGGAGTTCGGCGGCTAGCTGGTCTGCCTCGACCAGCAGGTTTTCGGTACCGGACATGATGTTCAGTCAACACCATCCGCTTCGATGGTGGCGTTGCCCGCCGACGGGTTCGGTTGCGCCCGCTGCGAGTCGCCGTACCCGACAGCTGCCCGCCCCACCGCCTGGCCGCCCTGGTGGCCGCCGGGCGGCCCCGCCCGGATCGCCCTGGACGACCTGCTGTACCTGAGCATCGCCATCAGCGACGGGGTCGCCGCCGACGCCCTGTTCGATCATCCCACCTGCCGCGGTCGCCGCCGAGCTGCGGCGACCGCGCATCGAAGGCCTCGCCGTACGGCACCGGATCAGCGACCTCACCGACACTCCGGCGGAACGGCTCCGACCGGATGAGGCGCACCTGGCTCACGCTCTCGCCATCAGCGCCGCGACCTCCGGAAACGGCCACCCTGTCGCCCAACTCGACGTCACCCGCGCCAATGCCGGGTCGGCGCGGGCCTTCGTCGACCTGCTGCACGCCGTCTGGCGACCCACGGCGATCGACGGGGCGACCGCGGCACGGGTACGCGACCTGATGGCAGACAACGTGCTCCGGCAACGACTCGCACCCGACTTCACCTCCGACGCCTCGCGCTGGTCCTCGAAGACCGGCACGCTGCTGCACCTGCGACATGAGGTGGGGGTGGTGGACCACGCCGACGGGCAGTCGTACGCGGTCGCCGCGTTGACCGCCTCCCGCGTGCCTGCCGTCGCGCAGCCGGGCAGCGAGGCGACCATGGCGCATGTCGCGCGGGTGCTGCACGGGTATCTGCGCACGGGCGCCCCGCCGTGGTGGGGTTAGGTTCCCAGCTGGGCGATCACCACCTCGGTGGCCTGGGCGATGAGGGCGTCGTCGTAGCTGGCGTCCTGCTCGTCCCGGCTGGACAGCACGGCGAGGACGATCGGCGCGCGATCCGGCGGCCAGATCACCGCGATGTCGTTACGGGTGCCGTACCCGGCCGCTCCGGTCTTGTCCCCAACGACCCAACCGTCGGGGACGCCGGCGCGGATCAGCGCTCCGCCGGTGGTGTTGCCCCGTAACCACGCGTTGAGGATGTCGCGGTCCGCGGGTTCGAGGGCGTCGTCGACAGCGTACTCCCGCAGGTCTTCGGCGAGAGCTCGGGCGGTGCTGGTGTCTCGCCGGTCACCCGGTGTCGCCTCGTTGAGCGCGGTCTCGCATCGAGCCGCGTCGGTGACCTTGTCGCCGATCCCCTTCAGTTCCTTCTCGAACCGCTCTGGCCCACCGAGGTGCTCCAGCAACAGGTTGCCGGCGGTGTTGTCGCTGTAGCGAACGGCCGCGTCGGCGATGGCTCGCAACGTCATCCCCTCGGCGAGGTGCTGCTCCGTGACCGGCGAGTAGTCCACCAGGTCGTCCGCCGAGTAGCGCACCACCTGTTCCAGTTCGGCGTCGGTGGTCTCGTCGAGGACCTCGGCGGCGGCCAACGCCTTGAAGGTCGAGCCGTAGGCGAACCGCTCGTCCGCCTGGTAGCGCACCGTCCGGCCCGTGCCGGTGTCGATCGCGTAGATCCCCAGCCGAGCGTCGAACCGCTTCTCCAGCCGCCGGAACTCGCGATCGGGGTCCGCTGTGGCCGGCGTGCCGACGGACACCTCACGGCCGTGCACCCGCTCCTCGGCCGCGTCCGCGGTGGCGCACGCGGACAGCGGAACGAGTGCCGTCGCCGCGGTCACCGCAGCCACTACGCGTCGTGTCGGCATCGTCATCGTTGCTCCCTACCTGTCATCGGCCCGACCACGGACAGTGTCGGTCGGGCAGGCCTCGACCCTGGCAGGAGCCCAGGGATACTGTCGAAGACTAAAGCGATGGAGTTGATGCTGATCTGGCATAACCTGCACCAGCGTCGGTAGGTGCGAACTCCCGCCTCGCTGACCCGGTCGAGATGTCACTGGTGCCCCCGGCCGCCTCGCCGGGGGCACCAGTGACTGTCGATGGCGTCAGCCAAAGCAGGTGGGCACTACTAAGGGGCTGCCGACGCAGTTGGTGGGTCGGTTGTCGACGAAGGTGTTGGTGCCGAAGGTACGGATCGTGCCGTTATTGTAGACACCTCCCGGTGCAACTTGAGAAGTGTTTTTTGATACCCGAACGTTTGTCAGTGTCAATTCATTCTCGTTGGGCTCGGTCTCAGCCGGATCGTAGAATATCCCCCTGCCCGACTCGCGGCACCGGCAGCCTGATTGCCCACGACAATGGTGTCACGGACAGCAACGACGGGATTGGCTCCAAGCTCCTGACCTATTGCGATTCCACCACCATCGCCACCACTCGTGACATTCTTAATGATCTTACTTTTGTCAATCATCGCACCAATACTGCTAGTCAGGTACAGTCCGCCACCGTCGGAGCCGGCGGTATTGTGGGCGACCGTGACGCGACGCAGGAGTAGAGTTCCCCCACCCAGATCAAAAAGGCCCCCGCCAAGCACGTCCGCAGTATTGTGGACAATGGCGCTGTCGGTAATCTCGGTCACGTCGGCGTCACTGTCCACTCCACCACCAGAGCCCATCGCATGATTCTGACTGATGAGGGTGTGGCGAATATTCGTGGTGGCGTCTTGGTTTGAGTACCCACCGCCGACGTCCCCGGCGACGTTGTCCGTCACCTTGGACGAAAAGATCTCAACCAACCCGCGTTCGTTGCGGATTCCACCGCCGTCGGTTCCAGCGACATTCCGCGTGATAGTGCTCGAATTGACAGTGACCTTACCCCGGTCGCTCATGATCCCACCACCCTCACCGACGGCACCCTCACCGATGACGGTATTGTTCCGCACAGTGACCCGGTTCAGGCTCAACCGGGCGCCCTCACCGACCAGAATCCCGCCGCCATTCGCGTCCTCCACCCGCCCACCGGCCACAGTAACGTCCCAGAGTGCCAGACTGCCGCCGGTAGTAACATTGAAGATACGAAAATTGGGGGCTGCGGCAGCACGAATGATGCTCGACCCCTGACCGTGGACAGTGATGGATTGGAACACGGTGGGAAGGCCGTTGTCATCCTGACTGGCGGTAAGGGTGTAAACGCACTTCTCGGCAAGGCGCAGGGTGCCACCGCCCTGTCGGTTCGCCGCCTTAATGGCGGCTACCAGGGCGGTGGTATCACAGGGAACGCGGGTGCCGGCAGCCCGCTTGCCGTCCGGGCGCCGGCCAGGATTGCCGGCGGCACCCCAAGCTCCGTCGTCGCCCACCGCCCATCCGAGGCCAACTGCGGAAGGAGCGGAGGTTTGATGCCGAGCGAGGTCTGGCATCTGGGCGAAGCTAGCCGATCCCGTGCTGAGGGAGACGGTCCCGACGAGAGTTACCAACCCCAGCGCGGTAGTGGTTCGGGGTAGACAGTGCCGGCCGGGAGGCTCTGGCACCGGTGTTGTATTCCTTCGTGGCACGCCTGACACTCCCCGCTGGTGACCCACGCTT
Protein-coding regions in this window:
- a CDS encoding acetoin utilization protein AcuC, with the protein product MPDDTVVVWDEALLSYNLGDHPLDPVRVELTVALARELGVLARSGVRLVEPKPADDDLLAQVHDPRYLEAVRSAPQDPLFTGFGLGTPDNPVFPKMHEASALIAGATATAAEAVWRGTARRAVNVAGGLHHAMPDRAAGFCVYNDPAVGIARLLDLGARRIAYVDVDVHHGDGVQQVFWDDPRVLTVSLHETPLALFPGTGFPDETGGAQAQGSAVNVALPPGVDDAGWQRAFHAIVPSVLRAFQPEILVTQCGADAHRLDPLADLRLSVDGQRATYIALRALADELCEGRWVATGGGGYALVEVVPRAWTHLLAVATGEPLEPATLSPPAWRELALALRPGQEVPLRMTDDVNPSYEPWQPSGEPNSVDRAIVAARKAVFPLFGLDPHDPRD
- a CDS encoding sulfurtransferase yields the protein MSGTENLLVEADQLAAELHGDDPPTLLDVRWRLTGPPGRDDYADGHLPGAVFVDLDTDLCGPPGAAGRHPLPDPAALQDALRSAGVRAGHPVVVYDGGDGMSAARAWWTLRWAGHRQVRLLHGGHPAWVAAGLPTSTEVPTPRPGDVEVRPGALPVLVAAEAARMAAADEGTLVDVRAAPRYRGETEPVDPVAGHVPGAVNLPAPEYVTEGRFPTVDVLRERFAAAGVGATGPVGVYCGSGVAAAQAVLALHLAGRPDTALYVGSWSNWVADPSRPVAVAPEPGAAPA
- the bla gene encoding class A beta-lactamase — protein: MTMPTRRVVAAVTAATALVPLSACATADAAEERVHGREVSVGTPATADPDREFRRLEKRFDARLGIYAIDTGTGRTVRYQADERFAYGSTFKALAAAEVLDETTDAELEQVVRYSADDLVDYSPVTEQHLAEGMTLRAIADAAVRYSDNTAGNLLLEHLGGPERFEKELKGIGDKVTDAARCETALNEATPGDRRDTSTARALAEDLREYAVDDALEPADRDILNAWLRGNTTGGALIRAGVPDGWVVGDKTGAAGYGTRNDIAVIWPPDRAPIVLAVLSSRDEQDASYDDALIAQATEVVIAQLGT